In Penaeus monodon isolate SGIC_2016 unplaced genomic scaffold, NSTDA_Pmon_1 PmonScaffold_3512, whole genome shotgun sequence, one DNA window encodes the following:
- the LOC119570668 gene encoding ABC transporter F family member 4-like (The sequence of the model RefSeq protein was modified relative to this genomic sequence to represent the inferred CDS: added 60 bases not found in genome assembly), with the protein MRGLPSNALLWALLLGLLVVYETRAKLGSVQEPGVERLRSEAEKSPLSKPGKENGPQSYATKLRRTLRETAADAGANSAKKRLQKATSNSAVKPMKKRTPAKLKKPSSTKPQPNRGNNENPGRKSTVPAQGNRGNANEKKQNAKRLKEGGIRGNANEDRDNKRRKASKPGDRRDDKDKKEGGSDNKNEAKGGKKRGDSTEEKDVKKNGRKRGNKEGKKDEKQGKNGNAGKGQKQDAGKGGPGKRRNNKTGKKQSKNGQQGNKRGNGRDQKYKRKNKGNGKDTRDKNKKEKDNERKQGNNRNSKKGNENAKKQNAKKDNKLGEKENKRNNKRNKKQNKDKEDKNGKEGEKDKKNQDNKGRKGKKDKDEKKNKKEKEIKKMIKGQEGRTMGKVPEKRKKDDGPKRNNRFKCEEKKKCTKLKGRCKKNRKITDENCKNFVNKGCKNKPDAQCTCCLKNDKCKSSYMKKRCTKKGGKAKLKEKCKKDSIDNAVHGDQCTCCLPCKTTKKCKNKNGKCSTTCKHGVWEGVNCKGKGCQCCRKKKDKDVTESPTTPVWVGPPSTSRATWLLLQGIAMAISSRIQPSVVEFSNPHR; encoded by the exons TACGAGACTCGCGCTAAACTCGGCTCAGTGCAAGAACCCGGAGTGGAAAGGCTACGCTCCGAGGCAGAAAAGTCCCCCCTGTCAAAACCCGGCAAAGAAAATGGACCCCAAAGCTACGCCACGAAACTTCGGAGGACGCTGAGGGAAACAGCTGCCGACGCCGGTGCCAACTCTGCCAAGAAAAGACTGCAGAAAGCAACGTCAAACAGTGCAGTGAAGCCGATGAAAAAGAGAACGCCTGCGAAGCTTAAAAAGCCGAGCTCAACGAAGCCTCAGCCTAACAGGGGGAATAATGAGAATCCCGGCAGAAAGAGCACGGTTCCTGCACAAGGAAATCGTGGCAATGCAAATGAAAAGAAGCAAAATGCAAAGAGACTAAAGGAAGGTGGAATCAGAGGCAACGCCAATGAAGACAGAGATAACAAGAGGCGAAAGGCATCTAAACCCGGCGATCGTAGAGATgacaaagataagaaagaagggggaagtgataataagaatgaagctAAAGGCGGTAAAAAGAGAGGAGATTCTACAGAGGagaaagatgtaaaaaagaatggaaggaagcGAGGCAACAAAGAAGGTAAGAAGGACGAGAAACAAGGCAAAAATGGTAATGCAGGAAAGGGTCAGAAACAAGATGCAGGGAAAGGAGGGCCTGGCAAAAGGAGGAATAACAAAACAggcaaaaaacaaagcaaaaatggccagcaaggaaataagagaggaaatGGTAGGGACcagaaatacaagagaaaaaataaagggaatggcAAAGATAccagagataaaaacaaaaaagaaaaggacaatgaAAGGAAACAAGGCAACAACAGAAACAGCAAGAAAGGAAACGAGAATGCGAAAAAACAAAACGCAAAGAAAGACAATAAactaggagagaaagaaaacaagagaaataacaagcgaaacaaaaaacaaaataaggacaaagaagataaaaatggaaaggaaggcgagaaagataagaaaaaccaagataacaaaggaaggaagggtaagaaggacaaagatgagaagaagaacaagaaggaaaaagaaatcaagaaaatgaTCAAAG GTCAAGAAGGGCGCACAATGGGGAAAGtccctgaaaaaaggaaaaaagatgatgGACCGAAGAGGAACAACAGATTTAAAtgcgaggagaagaaaaagtgcACAAAATTAAAAGGCAGAtgtaagaaaaataggaaaatcacTGATGAAAACTGTAAGAATTTCGTGAACAAAGGATGCAAGAACAAGCCAGACGCTCAGTGCACGTGCTGcttaaaaaatg ATAAGTGCAAGAGTTCGTACATGAAGAAAAGATGCaccaaaaaaggaggaaaggcgaAGCTCAA AGAGAAGTGCAAGAAGGATTCCATAGACAATGCGGTTCATGGCGACCAATGCACGTGCTGCCTACCTTGCAAGACGACCAAGAAGTGCAAGAACAAGAATGGCAAATGCAGCACGACTTGCAAGCATGGAGTTTGGGAAGGCGTCAATTGCAAAGGAAAAGGGTGTCAATGTTGCAGGAAAAAGAAAG aTAAAGATGTCACCGAAAGCCCAACGACGCCAG